A window of the Branchiostoma floridae strain S238N-H82 chromosome 12, Bfl_VNyyK, whole genome shotgun sequence genome harbors these coding sequences:
- the LOC118427142 gene encoding uncharacterized protein LOC118427142, producing MADTDEAQQPPPTEPAKDDTAVVPMEPIVADPSTSAAMEKALLADDADAVQKELDGGLELSEYLTRETLEKLYKQALEDATAEQKESMVYTNMVNKFIEDGKYEGHSFLHILGEIMSHDLIEDYEIPNLYDDKKADRPLELHDLFIWAAITGRTKLTKLFWNIDSDQIVSGLIACMMFTFTAKHLPDDIYHADLREDLFKLSIFEPACLFSTNGNQELNQL from the exons atggcggacactgACGAAGCACAACAACCACCACCTACCGAGCCAGCCAAGGACGACACCGCTGTGGTACCCATGGAACCTATAGTAGCTGAT CCCTCCACTAGTGCCGCCATGGAAAAGGCCCTACTAGCAGACGATGCTGACGCTGTTCAGAAGGAGTTGGATGGTGGGCTGGAGTTGTCAGAATACCTCACTCGTGAGACGTTAGAAAAACTGTACAAACAG GCATTAGAAGATGCTACAGCAGAGCAGAAGGAGAGTATGGTCTACACCAACATGGTCAACAAGTTCATAGAAGATGGCAAATACGAGGGGCACAGTTTCCTTCACATCCTGGGAGAAATCATGTCACACGATCTTATAGAGGACTACGAAATACCAAACTTATA TGATGACAAGAAGGCTGACCGACCACTAGAACTACACGACTTGTTCATCTGGGCCGCCATTACCGGGAGAACCAAGCTCACCAAGCTCTTCTGGAACATAGACTCCGACCAAATAG TTTCAGGACTGATCGCATGTATGATGTTCACATTTACGGCCAAACACCTTCCAGACGACATCTACCACGCTGATCTACGGGAGGATCTCTTCAAACTGTCAAT ATTTGAACCGGCCTGCTTGTTCTCAACCAAtgggaaccaggagctcaatcaactgtga
- the LOC118427143 gene encoding uncharacterized protein LOC118427143 — protein MRAKNVPTPTSDFLLVADSQLDAIFQVNITSGAKVSLPLGHLVYPLAIDFDPAADYVYWSDGLLRKISRAHRNGSGGVEDIVTNDITSPNGLALDFVGRNIYWTDSERDVISVAKLDGMYVKDLISEHLDQPHGLVLDTQNGYMYWADWGSEPKIEKAAMDGTDRTTLVDTLLQDPTGLAIDFIVCTVENAECQQLCLVRPGGRTCACQNGLTLQQDGLSCRSSGATTTPPITTNQPSTSSLSLDIKVGISVAGFALFILIASGFAIFHFVKKKRQQRAADRARDREYATANEAMEEEVYDVIRDEGFISVAAFPPPVPAPLKRAQNSYLDMEQFAMKIPNGYEDPKTLKQATPSDPIAKHIPGDDLKHDEHGYLDLNGVRTNLPPSGPTEDDTDYDYTDPVKKSDPYQSLGGSYQQHHEYQGLRNKGTKAQSDDHDYTHPMRKTDPYQPLGGSYHRHNVYQGLSKKAKNQPAVGNAGQDFIQPNFVNIPEPDYNN, from the exons ATGAGAGCCAAAA ATGTGCCGACTCCAACGTCAGATTTCCTCTTGGTAGCCGACAGCCAGCTTGACGCCATCTTCCAAGTCAATATCACTTCCGGGGCAAAGGTCAGCCTTCCACTCGGCCACCTGGTGTATCCGCTTGCCATTGACTTTGACCCCGCTGCCGATTACGTCTACTGGTCCGATGGTCTACTCAGGAAGATATCACGGGCACATCGGAACGGATCCGGAGGTGTAGAAGACATTGTGACCAATGATATCACCT cCCCAAACGGATTAGCTCTGGACTTTGTCGGGAGGAACATCTACTGGACCGACTCAGAACGTGACGTCATCTCAGTCGCAAAGCTTGACGGGATGTATGTCAAAGACCTTATTTCAGAACATCTCGACCAACCACATGGCCTCGTGTTGGACACACAGAATGG gtacatgtactgggcTGACTGGGGTTCTGAACCAAAGATAGAGAAGGCCGCTATGGACGGAACGGACAGGACAACGCTGGTCGACACGCTACTGCAAGATCCAACCGGGCTGGCCATTGATTTCATTG TTTGCACGGTAGAGAACGCTGAGTGTCAACAGTTGTGCCTGGTTCGCCCCGGCGGGAGGACGTGCGCTTGCCAGAACGGCTTGACGCTTCAACAGGATGGGCTGTCCTGTCGATCGTCAG GTGCTACAACAACCCCACCAAtcacaaccaaccaaccgagcACTTCAAGTCTGTCTCTCGACATTAAGGTTGGGATATCAGTTGCTGGTTTTGCATTGTTCATCCTCATCGCGTCAGGTTTTGCAATATTCCACTTTGTAAAGAAGAAGAGACAGCAACGTGCAGCCGATAGAGCTAGAGACCGAGAGTATGCTACCGCCAATGAGGCAATGGAAGAGGAAGTCTATGATG TGATAAGGGACGAAGGGTTTATTTCAGTGGCCGCTTTCCCTCCCCCGGTTCCCGCACCCCTAAAGCGTGCCCAAAACAGCTATCTGGACATGGAACAGTTTGCTATGAAAATCCCGAACGGCTACGAAGACCCTAAAACCTTGAAACAAGCGACTCCTAGTGATCCAATTGCAAAGCACATCCCTGGTGACGACTTGAAGCATGACGAGCACGGCTACCTGGACTTGAACGGCGTCCGTACAAACCTGCCACCTAGCGGTCCCACCGAGGATGACACAGACTACGACTACACGGATCCGGTGAAGAAATCTGACCCGTACCAGTCTCTGGGAGGGTCCTATCAACAGCATCATGAGTACCAAGGTCTGCGCAACAAAGGTACGAAGGCCCAGAGCGACGATCACGACTACACCCACCCCATGCGTAAAACCGACCCATACCAACCCCTGGGTGGTTCCTACCATCGCCACAATGTTTACCAAGGTCTGAGCAAGAAAGCTAAGAACCAACCAGCGGTCGGGAATGCTGGACAAGATTTCATTCAGCCTAACTTTGTCAATATTCCAGAACCGGATTACAACAATTAA
- the LOC118427144 gene encoding nicotinamide N-methyltransferase-like: MDKQIKRSSYDTFNAKSYLKKNYPVGPDGMPTSHEDWLQWLLNNLKDTFAGGKLSGERLLDVGTGPAIHNLISAARFFPNITCAEYCQENRKELEKWVRGEEDAFDWDPFIKYVCGLEGQSDWEARKVALRDAIQHVVFCDVREENPLGALNGGPYDVVSSIFTLCAVAMDKTDFDGIVSHVSHLVKPGGMLILVFDLEATHVSDGTVSRPHVFLEASDIRRAVRNSGFTDVNDDVCLVKSNEGLQWDGTGYIYLTARKCSE, translated from the exons ATGGATAAACAG ATAAAACGATCCTCCTACGACACGTTCAACGCTAAGAGCTACTTGAAGAAAAATTACCCCGTGGGACCTGACGGGATGCCTACATCGCACGAGGACTGGTTGCAATGGCTGCTCAACAACCTGAAGGACACCTTCGCAGGGG GTAAGCTGTCTGGTGAGCGGCTTCTGGATGTGGGTACCGGACCTGCCATCCACAATCTGATCTCTGCCGCCCGCTTTTTTCCTAACATCACATGTGCAGAGTACTGCCAG GAAAACAGGAAGGAACTTGAGAAGTGGGTTCGCGGAGAGGAAGACGCGTTCGACTGGGACCCTTTCATCAAATATGTGTGCGGACTGGAGGGGCAGAG TGACTGGGAGGCCCGCAAAGTGGCGCTACGTGATGCTATCCAGCACGTGGTGTTCTGTGACGTCAGGGAAGAGAACCCGCTCGGGGCGTTGAACGGCGGGCCGTATGACGTCGTCAGCAGCATCTTTACTTTGTGTGCAGTAGCGATGGACAA GACTGATTTTGACGGGATCGTGTCCCACGTAAGTCATCTCGTGAAGCCAGGTGGGATGCTGATCCTAGTCTTTGACTTGGAGGCTACCCACGTCTCTGACGGCACAGTGTCCCGTCCGCACGTTTTCCTAGAAGCCTCTGACATCCGACGGGCTGTCAGGAACAGCGGCTTCACTGATGTGAACGACGATGTTTGTCTAGTTAAGAGTAACGAGGGCTTACAGTGGGACGGCACGGGTTATATATACCTCACTGCACGCAAGTGCTCTGagtaa